The Papaver somniferum cultivar HN1 chromosome 6, ASM357369v1, whole genome shotgun sequence genome segment TAAGGGATACATTGCCACGTCAGTTTTGCTATTTTACACTCTTTTTTTCAGTATCCATCCACTATTCATTTTTGGATGGTTGATGATGTCAAGTAGTGAGATGGACCCCATTTTAGCACCGCCCAAGAAGCTTTTCTTGGTTGGCATTTGGTCTCTGTCACTCCACCTCAGAttgatttgaaaaataaaatcattttcaGGAATGAAAATGGAAAGGGTAATAAAGGTAATCTCATTTTTTAAGATTCAGATTGAAAGAACTGCCTTAGGTTGGAAAGTATAAAGTCTTCTTCATCATGGTTTGATGCATTTTGTTGCGTACATTAATGCAAGAGGGTGAGCTTTTCGTGCGGTTTAGCTGTTCATTATAAGCTTTCCAATGGTAATTATGTATACTTGAATCTGGATTATTAGTGATTCAATGTTCAAACATTTATAACTTTGGTACACATTCAGTCTCTCATTGAGTAATTAAGTCTAGACTTTATGGCTCCATTATTACTGCCAAATCTTACAGCTTAGAACTATGACAGGGGTAACTTTCATGTTCCTTCTGACATGTACCTAGTTCATAAAACTAGAGGTAACATGAGAGAACTCACCATTGTTACCCAAGTAAAAAAAAACAATAGGAAAGTCGAGAAAGAGCTGTAGTGACTAGTAGTAGTGAGTAGTGATTACTTGCAAAACCCTTTAAATAAACAAAAGAAAAGCAccaaaatttcatgaaatttcaagtaaATGAGACACAAATAATACCAAAGAGAGGTAGAATCACAAAAGATTGAAACACTACACATGAGAAAGATTGACAGATACATAGAGAGAGGTGCATGATAGGAGGTTTGTGAAAATGGCTTCCACCATTTTGAGGTTTCTCTAATAAAAGTAAGCAAAGTTatgataataatagagatggatAGCTAGGGCCTTATCAGCAAACCAAGAAAAAAGCAAATAACTTTTAATAAAATTACATCATTTACATGTAAATGACATGCTAGGTAAGCAGGCAGCCTAGTCCTTTTTTGCTGAGATTTAATTTGACAGCCATTCTTACGTGTACTGCTAAAGATTCTTCATGTGCCACTGCCACTGCCATCATGCCACTTCACTCTCTCTCTAGATCTCTCATCTCTCTTTCATATGCTTGCAACAAGGGTTGGTCTCTATTTGTATCTATAAATACCACTCTTCATTCaccatttctcttcatcactcCAGTAATCTCTACAATCTAGCATAAGCAATCTTTTCTCTTGCTATCTCACCTTCTATATCTTTTCCTTTCAAGTTCATTTAGTTTTCACTTCCAATTCACCAATGGCCACTGTCGAGGTACACATATATATAGATACTATCAGATTAGTAGCTTAGATTTGAAGTGTTAGATATCTTTAAATCAGAATTTGATCTTACATATATCTCTTTTCTTCGTCTAAATGACTGTTTTCTAGTATTTGATATGATTATCTACCCTCTGGTAGTATCTGCCAAATATTTGAATACGTTTTCTTTTTATATATGTTTGTTTTTATACTACTATGTTTCTTCACAATATCAACTGGATGGTGGTAAACGAAAATATTAAAACATCTTATAGTTATATGGTTATGATCTTGTAATATTATCGCCGTTCTAAGAAGCTTTAATGCATCATCTTGTTATATGTAGGTTGTATCCGCAACAGCAGCATTGTCAGCCGAGAGAGAAACAGTAGAGGAATTGAACACCACCGCACAAGAAGTTGCTGCAGTACCAACTGAAGAAGTGGCCACCCCAACTGTAGAAGTTGCGGCACCAACAGAAGAAGATGCAACCCCAATCGAAGAAGTTGCTGCACCAGTTGAAGAAGTGGCCCCACCAGTTGAAGAGGTGGCCCCACCAACTGAAGAGGTGGTGGCAACTGAGACAGTTGCTGCAGTAGAGCCAAAGGAAGAACCAGTCAAAGTTGAAGCTGAGGAACCAGCTGTTCAAGAAGCTACAGTCCCTGTTGAAGTGGAGGCTAAGGAGGTGGAAGAAGAAAAGGTTGCAGTGGAAACCAAGGAGGTCACACCAGAGGCAGCCGTGGAAGAGACTAAGGTAACAGAAGAGTCAAGTGAGGCACCTGCACCCATTACCAGTGCTGAAGCGCAACCAAAAGAGAAAGTTGAAACTGAATCCCCAGTTGAGAAAAGCGAGTAATAATGATCGCTGAAGTGGTGTTATTGATAAGGAGTAGTGCTTCTAGCCGTACTAGTGGTGTTTGTTTAGTATATCCATGCAGTCAGTAAACTGTGGATAGTGTGTTTAAGAAAGTTGGTATTGGTGGATCTATCTTTTGAGTTATGATGGAAGTATCAGTATTACAAGTGTTTTTAAGTTCAACTATCTTTTGcttatatatataataaagagTATTTAATTTGTTCCACTTTGGATATTTCACTAGTCACTTGTAAACTGCTGTACAAATATAAACAAAGCATGAGACATGCTCAGAAAAACAACTTCACTCGCACATTATCGCACCAACTGAAACATAAAAAGTGTAAAACACAATGCAGCTGATAAATctaacaaaatatatatattatgcaATTAGAGAATGTGACACCAAAAGTATATGCTTGatttgagtttttcttttttctacaaCAGATTATTTATTCACATGTATTTGAATAGACCTGAACCCAAAAGAAGATGGGTAATACATAACAGGACAAAAGACTTGCTATCAGACAGACCCTCCTTACAGACTATTACTGAAATTAAAGATATAAAAATGCAAAAATAAGTTATGATCCTAAGACTTCTGTACATACTGCTCCCAATCTCTATATGCAACCAAGCTTTGatttttatatcccaccaaaagaaagaaaagaaccaAACGACCCACCTCTTAAGCCTTTTTTGTGTGTGTGCGGGTGTGTCTCTCACCATATGCCAAAGCTGCAGCTCAAGTGTTCTTGGGTGATGATTTCAAGAGATTCCTGCATTTTGGCTTCAGATCTATAGCGCGGAAGACACAACCGATAGAAGCATGTGTGCGCTGAAGGTAGTCTATCATGGGGTTCGGGTGCTCTGTATATATATAATCGAGATTGAAGCCCTCCAAATCCTTCCACTGGCAAGTATTTCACTGATGTCCAGAAGAAAAGAAGTACCCTTTGTTGCTCAGCTGACATACCTTCTACAATCTGCAACAGGGTTTTTCATACACTAATTACACCAGAAAATAGATATATAAACTTTCAAAGTATAGTGAAGAAAAGTTCGTTTACTTCTCTCGAATCTCTATGCTATCCTATCAGTAAATGAAATTTTCTTCATTTCTTAGTatataaattaaacaacatatcctAGTAGAAACTGGAAGAATATAGAACTCAAATATCTTATGAAAGAAGATTATACCTTCCAAAACCAGATGATTTGACTATCAGTTTCTTTACAACCATTATACTCGGTGTGCGCCTTCCAGTCCTCGACACATATAGCTCTATCACTTCCATGCAGCATCCGATCAAGATCTTTAAGCTCTAAACTTCGAAAAAAGAACTCACGCATGGATGCATCGCAAAGAATTTCAGAAAAACCCTCAGCAAACTCTCTTACTTGATTTGAGA includes the following:
- the LOC113288089 gene encoding induced stolen tip protein TUB8-like, with translation MATVEVVSATAALSAERETVEELNTTAQEVAAVPTEEVATPTVEVAAPTEEDATPIEEVAAPVEEVAPPVEEVAPPTEEVVATETVAAVEPKEEPVKVEAEEPAVQEATVPVEVEAKEVEEEKVAVETKEVTPEAAVEETKVTEESSEAPAPITSAEAQPKEKVETESPVEKSE